A single region of the Chrysoperla carnea chromosome 5, inChrCarn1.1, whole genome shotgun sequence genome encodes:
- the LOC123300446 gene encoding uncharacterized protein LOC123300446, translated as MANTKATKTDDENININFPRLITTPTNRILKIDTKCTSHNLSLNITMEKPFKGVIFAKDFPQECKTLGIFEQVISLNLPTRGCGVRLASSSLSNSANINNINDVSDETNNLHYTVTVIVQMDRHLRQITDQERTISCTLDQNETKLHSNAMRQAIMEMMKKDIRTARMKSDWSTSDSTSNLPSEDEIQILDESRAWMEILGDRDANPSYNADDTVKVGDTMTLTVKSTLPENIGWRVINCMAHDGIGDSSQKLLDDFGCPVDEQILPELKLSKPRMIGPNTNKIITKRNRKVSETVWNSRSKRAVVKKTGEELKEYNGGSDLENSEKKQPLSMMRYQEASAKFSAFKFPDRDRLHLSCGLQLCKGKCQQIDCKSLNRASRHLVKKKTKGNSSTSKDVELKPDTTSTPNVQDEILDTLEVYNSVEVIAPDIELDDYRGRSLFKESTPKRKTKLITNIPGDRTFCVSTNKMALTFCILGVIFIIAVVVAIISLLRSRRKDIRSYYSRSVFSSSTSTGSGFGGSKLLLHESPCLGVARSWQYGRAF; from the exons ATGGCAAATACAA AAGCTACGAAAACAGATGACgagaatattaatataaattttccacGATTAATTACGACACCAACAaatcgtattttaaaaattgatacgaAATGTACTTCTCATAATTTATCGTTAAACATTACAATGGAAAAACCATTTAAAGGTGTCATTTTTGCTAAAGATTTTCCACAAGAATGTAAAACGTTAG GTATTTTTGAACaagtaatttcattaaatttaccaACACGTGGCTGTGGGGTACGATTAGCATCTTCGTCGTTATCCAACAGCGccaatattaacaatattaatgaTGTCTCagatgaaacaaataatttacattatacGGTAACTGTTATTGTACAAATGGATCGACATTTACGACAAATAACGGATCAAGAACGAACAATATCATGTACACTTGACCAAAACGAAACGAAATTACATAGTAATGCAATGCGACAAGCAATTATGGAGATGATGAAGAAAGATATAAG aacagCACGTATGAAAAGTGATTGGTCAACATCAGATTCCACAAGTAATTTACCATCAGAGGATGAGATTCAAATTTTAGATGAATCGCGTGCATGGATGGAAATATTAGGTGATCGTGATGCAAATCCATCATATAATGCGGATGATACTGTTAAAGTTGGTGATACAATGACACTAACGGTTAAATCTACATTACcag AGAATATCGGATGGAGAGTAATCAACTGTATGGCCCACGATGGAATCGGTGATTCATCACAGAAACTCTTAGACGATTTTGGTTGTCCAGTTGATGAACAAATTTTACCCGAATTAAAGCTATCAAAACCACGTATGATTGGTccaaacacaaataaaattatcacaaaacgTAATCGTAAAGTATCGGAAACAGTATGGAATTCACGTTCAAAACGTGCTGTAGTGAAAAAAACTGGTGAAgaattaaaagaatataatGGTGGTAGTGATCTAGAAAATTCGGAGAAAAAACAACCGTTATCAATGATGCGATATCAAGAAGCATCAGCGAAATTTTCAGCATTTAAATTTCCAGATCGTGATCGATTACATTTAAGTTGTGGATTACAATTATGTAAAGGAAAATGTCAACAG ATTGATTGCAAGTCCCTAAATCGAGCATCACGACATCTTGTGAAAAAGAAAACTAAAGGCAATTCGTCAACATCGAAGGATGTTGAATTGAAACCTGACACAACTAGCACGCCAAATgtacaagatgaaattttggaTACATTAGAAGTATACAATAGTGTTGAAGTAATTGCTCCAGATATTGAATTGGATGATTACAGAGGGCGTTCTTTATTTAAAG AATCAAcaccaaaaagaaaaactaaactAATTACCAACATTCCTGGCGATCGTACATTTTGTGTATCAACGAATAAAATGGCGTTAACATTTTGTATACTTggagtaatatttataattgcaGTAGTCGTTGCAATTATCTCTCTATTACGCTCACGACGAAAAGATATTCGATCATACTACAGTCGTAGCGTATTCTCGAGCAGTACAAGCACCGGATCTGGTTTTGGTGGCAGTAAATTATTGCTACATGAAAGTCCATGTTTAGGTGTTGCCCGAAGTTGGCAATATGGACGAgcattctaa